The DNA region GGCAGCAGTGATTCAAGGATAAAGAAATGACTTACAGGAATCTTGGCTTCATGTAACTTCCCTGAATGGTGTAGCCAGCACTTTGCTAAAACTACTGTGGTTCAGCAGAGAATAAGACAGACTGCTGCAGAATAATTCTGTAGCACAGCCCCAGTCACCCATCACCTTAAGCAAGGGCAGACATGGTTCTGATGTGAATGGAGGCTGCGCAGCTTTAGCCATGTTGTATGGTACAAGATCAGTCTCCCTTATTTGACAATGTGGTGAGGCAGCAGTTTCTCAGCAGCTGCATCTGGTACTGAGGAGCTAGAGAGAAACCAGAATACAAGAGCTCAGAATACAACAGCTTAGCAATCCGTGTCCAGCTACCAGTATACAGCCTCCATTATGCCAGTAAGAAAGTTTGGTAGCAAGGAAATTCTGCCACTTCTGTAAGATCAGACAGGCCAGTCCGTTGTTAGCAGTGTGAAACCGATGTTCTCACAGTACACGGTTATAGTATGGAATACTTGCAGTTTTCACTTGTCCTACTTCTCTCTGAGCTGGCCCTTACCCAAGTGTCAAAGTGCAGCTCATGCACTGTCTGGGTCAAGCCAGAGTCACAAGCATGGGTACACTGAATTCTGCAGCAAGATCTCTGGGCTCCTGGCTTTTGGCAGAAGAGCTGCATCTTCTCTGTCTGTTTTGTGGGCACAGATGAAGATGACAAGAAGCTTTGATTACTGCAAAATTCTACACCTTCATGGCAAAAAGTTTTGCCACTATAGTGAGCATGAACACGGAGAACACAAATGAATGTTAAAAGTAATTATTGCCTTGTTTCTGTAAACAGAGGATATTTGCCCCTTAAAATTAAGCAAAGAATATTCCGGAACCTAAATaataacttgtctgccaagagtAAAGTCTTGCTGATGATAAATCTAACagttctgttttttaatgaacTCCAGTAGTAAAGAATGTAGTAAAAAGTTCAGTTGTGCCTCTGTGAGCCTCTCATCTGAGGAACAATGAACAAGGTAGCAGAACCAGATATGGGCTCAAACTATATGCTAAATGTGATGTGAAAACATAACTTACAATGTGAAGTGATGGCTGTTGGGTCTGGgagtcatctttttttcctctagacaAGAAGAATTGAAtatagagatttaaaaataaactgatggcAACAGTTCTGCCCATTTGATTGATGAAAAGACCTGAGGGAGCTAGGACCTAGGGTCTTTCCACCTGACTTAGCTGTCTTGCCTAACTACAGAATATGAATTGCCCTTAGCTCATACAGAGAGACACAGGCACATCCAAGACAGAGTCAGATCTTAGGCTGCCCTGAATCCATAAAGTTAAGTAGGAATGGACAGCAAAATCTTTGtataatttcttttgtgtttacCCAAGATATGCCTTGAAGCTCAGCTGCATGCAGTCATCCATTTCTAGAGGGAAGCTCTAGAAGGATGCAAGTATTCCCTAAAATGACCCAGACTGCAATAAAAGgcatctgttctgttttttccacTAGCTAACAAAGACTCTGGTTTTGTGTATTCTCAAGTGAGAGGTCTCTCCCCTTCAAAGCAGATCCTCCATCAGAATGGGGACAACACGTTGATCTTTGAAGCACGGTTTGAGAGCGGGAATTTGCAGAAGGTGGTCAAAGTGTGAGTTtctaatcttttcttcttttattaagaCAGAGTTATTATCAGAGTTGTTATTATCAGTGGCCTGCTATCAGTTTGTGAGCTGGGTTTGTTTTCAATCATTGCACTAGTTGAATGAGTTTTGAAAATAGTTTCAAATAGTCTTCATATGAAATGATCTGATAGTCATTGCATAGCGCTGAATGGTTTCTAGAGGTGATAATCACCTATGCAAACTCACACTTTAAGTCCTTCCTTTTAAAGCATAATTATTAAAAGTCCTAAGGAAGAGAGCAGTTCCATGATTGAAAGACTCAATGCAATTAGCCATCCTTCTCTGGCCATGGCCTAGACTTGGATGTGATGGTGTAAATCTGCTAGATTTGTACCTGATTCACTGCAGAGTGCTTTTTCATGACAGTCTGCATTACGTGATGCTGCATCGTACTACAGTGCTAACCACCATCATAACTGTTTGTCTTTTTCCTGCATGCCAGTAATGAATTTGAGTACCAGCTAACCCTGCGCACTGACCTCTACACAAGTAAATACACGCAGTGGTACTACTTCCAAGTAAGCAACACTCAGGCAGGGATGCCCTATCGCTTCACCATTGTCAACTTCACCAAGCCTGACAGCCTATATAAACGTGGGATGCGCCCTCTCTTGTACTCAGAAGCTGATGCCAAGAAACACAATGTTGGCTGGCGGAGGACAGGGAATGAAATTAAGTATTACAGAAACAACGCAGGCCAAGGTGGACAGCAGTATTTCTCGCTCACTTGGACATTCCAGTTCCCTCATAACAGAGACACCTGCTATTTTGCCCACTGCTATCCTTACACCTACTCCAACCTACAGGAGTACCTGGTAGCCATCTCTAAAGATCCAGTGAAGTCCAAATTCTGCAAGATCCACATCTTGTGCCATTCATTGGCAAGAAACATAGTATATGTTTTAACAATCACCAACCCCCATGAAGGTGACAAGGACACAAAGAGGAAGGCTGTGATATTAACTGCAAGGGTGCATCCAGGGGAAACTAACACTTCCTGGATAATGAAAGGCTTTCTGGATTACATTCTTGGCAATTCAGGCAATGCTCAAGTGCTCCGGGACAATTTTGTCTTCAAAGTGGTACCAATGTTGAATCCAGATGGTGTGATTGTGGGAAATCACCGTTGCTCTTTAGCAGGTCAGGACTTGAACCGCAAATACAAATCTAACCTGAAGGAATTTTATCCTTCCATCTGGTATACCCGAAACATGATCAAAAGGTAacctcattttctttccctttaaaataaatgatttctctTTCCAGTGTTTCCATGTTAATGTGATTTCTCTTTGTCCCGTATTGTTTTGGTATTATTTACATCTTTGCTCTGTACCCAAG from Apteryx mantelli isolate bAptMan1 chromosome 1, bAptMan1.hap1, whole genome shotgun sequence includes:
- the AGBL3 gene encoding cytosolic carboxypeptidase 3 isoform X7 produces the protein MVPHLHAPQNLPGLSSAGQLSLVHWPHQCEVIRDRIEHIDWTPPRPEPLYTPMGLEMKPSYQPAGEGTVIYLTEEANKDSGFVYSQVRGLSPSKQILHQNGDNTLIFEARFESGNLQKVVKVNEFEYQLTLRTDLYTSKYTQWYYFQVSNTQAGMPYRFTIVNFTKPDSLYKRGMRPLLYSEADAKKHNVGWRRTGNEIKYYRNNAGQGGQQYFSLTWTFQFPHNRDTCYFAHCYPYTYSNLQEYLVAISKDPVKSKFCKIHILCHSLARNIVYVLTITNPHEGDKDTKRKAVILTARVHPGETNTSWIMKGFLDYILGNSGNAQVLRDNFVFKVVPMLNPDGVIVGNHRCSLAGQDLNRKYKSNLKEFYPSIWYTRNMIKRVMEERDILLYCDFHGHNRKKNVFVYGCERKQQAKAPNLHPRVFPLLLSKICPDKFSFPDCRFRVQKSKEGTGRVVMWKMGISNSYTLEASICGSKLGQRRSTHFNTKDLESVGHHFCDALLDYCVPNMKYYLCLKEHEEMVKQQAKVNSEGLNSDVLDRDSSTQTSNSSDSCDLVAHQLKLGTKRYVVTLVLSAVSIRLILPHCLLPS